A genomic segment from Malus domestica chromosome 05, GDT2T_hap1 encodes:
- the LOC103402146 gene encoding trihelix transcription factor DF1: MLGESTSVLGSSIGRDAVATAVAAPEGGGGSGNGSNNNSGEETFRGGQEELLGGGERSFGGNRWPRQETLALLQIRSDMDVAFRDASVKGPLWEEVSSKLAALGYHRSAKKCKEKFENVYKYHRRTKEGRTGKSEGKTYRFFDQLNALENQPPTPGSTTTHHQPKPHQSTTAAAAATMTTMAMANPPPTISHPNSSTTVPSSAAPHPTIPIVSSQGIATPTLNNLTLPSSFPPTNPIVLPPPPQPPPPQPTTTNPTSNLSHHHQQQHTAFPTSFPTIPTDLLSNSTSSSTSSDEELEGRAKKKRKWKDFFERLMKDVIQKQEDLQKRFLETIEKREQERIVREEAWRMQEMARINREREILAQERSIKAAKDAAVMSFLQKVSEQQQNQNQNQNQSTPNQSQLLPLQPAPLPLAPRQPAPPPQPQPQQKVTNFDIVPKSNNNGENDNLMMPPSSSRWPKVEVQALIKLRTSLDSKYQENGPKGPLWEEISGGMRKLGYNRNAKRCKEKWENINKYFKKVKESNKRRPEDSKTCPYFHLLDSLYRERNNFDQNNVNSTSTTNSSSQFKPENSVPLMVRPEQQWPPQPPPLQQQDHQGLMMGTDHHQNQGEDYHDQQDKENNIGDDDDDEEDEEEEDEEEEDDDDEGDGNYEIVANKQAPVGAATAE; the protein is encoded by the exons ATGCTGGGGGAATCTACTAGTGTCTTAGGGAGCTCCATCGGCCGCGATGCTGTGGCCACAGCTGTGGCAGCTCCCGAAGGTGGTGGCGGCAGCGGCAATGGGTCGAATAATAATTCAGGTGAAGAAACGTTCAGAGGTGGTCAAGAGGAATTGTTAGGAGGTGGCGAGAGGAGCTTCGGTGGCAATCGGTGGCCGCGCCAAGAGACTTTAGCTCTCTTGCAAATACGGTCTGACATGGACGTGGCGTTTCGTGATGCAAGTGTTAAGGGTCCTTTATGGGAAGAGGTTTCCAG CAAGCTAGCAGCGCTTGGCTATCATCGAAGCGCCAAGAAATGCAAGGAGAAGTTTGAGAACGTCTACAAGTACCACAGGAGAACCAAAGAAGGCCGCACCGGCAAGTCCGAAGGCAAGACTTATCGGTTTTTCGATCAGTTAAACGCCCTCGAAAATCAACCTCCGACTCCGGGCAGTACTACTACTCATCATCAACCTAAGCCTCATCAGTCTACAACGGCGGCAGCTGCGGCAACAATGACAACAATGGCAATGGCTAACCCTCCCCCAACCATTTCTCATCCCAATAGTAGTACTACTGTTCCATCGTCAGCTGCCCCGCACCCTACAATTCCTATTGTGTCCTCTCAAGGCATTGCAACACCAACACTTAATAACCTCACACTCCCCAGTTCATTCCCACCAACAAACCCTATAGTTCTTCCACCACCGCCACAACCTCCGCCGCctcaaccaacaacaacaaacccTACAAGCAATCTCAGTCATCATCATCAGCAGCAGCACACTGCATTTCCAACGTCTTTCCCAACCATACCCACTGACCTCCTTTCAAATTCCACCTCTTCCTCCACCTCGTCTGACGAGGAGTTGGAAGGGCGggcgaagaagaagaggaaatggAAGGACTTCTTCGAGAGACTAATGAAGGATGTGATCCAGAAGCAAGAGGATCTTCAGAAGAGATTCTTGGAGACCATCGAGAAACGTGAACAAGAAAGAATTGTAAGAGAAGAAGCTTGGAGAATGCAAGAGATGGCAAGAATCAATAGAGAGCGCGAGATTCTAGCTCAAGAACGATCAATCAAGGCAGCCAAAGATGCCgcggtcatgtcattcttgCAAAAGGTATCCGAGCAGCagcaaaaccaaaatcaaaaccaaaaccaaagcaCACCGAACCAGTCACAGCTACTACCGTTACAACCAGCACCACTTCCTCTTGCACCGCGGCAGcctgcaccaccaccacaaccacaaccacaacaGAAGGTGACGAACTTTGACATTGTTCCGAAATCAAACAACAACGGGGAGAACGATAATTTGATGATGCCACCGAGCTCATCAAGATGGCCGAAAGTGGAGGTACAAGCGTTGATCAAGCTGAGAACCAGCCTTGATTCTAAGTACCAAGAGAATGGACCGAAAGGGCCGCTTTGGGAGGAAATCTCGGGAGGAATGAGGAAGCTCGGATACAATCGGAACGCAAAAAGATGCAAGGAGAAGTGGGAGAACATTAACAAGTACTTCAAGAAAGTGAAGGAAAGCAACAAGAGAAGGCCTGAGGATTCGAAGACATGTCCTTACTTTCACCTGCTAGATAGTTTGTATAGAGAGAGGAACAATTTTGATCAGAACAATGTCAATAGTACTAGTACTACTAATTCTTCGAGCCAATTCAAGCCCGAAAATTCGGTACCTCTGATGGTGAGGCCGGAGCAGCAATGGCCACCTCAGCCACCGCCGCTGCAGCAGCAAGATCATCAGGGACTGATGATGGGTACTGATCATCATCAGAACCAAGGGGAGGATTATCATGATCAGCAAGATAAAGAGAACAATATCGgtgatgacgatgatgatgaggaggatgaagaggaggaggatgaggaggaggaggatgatgatgatgaaggagaTGGGAACTATGAGATAGTGGCAAACAAACAAGCTCCAGTGGGTGCAGCAACAGCTGAATGA
- the LOC103416293 gene encoding uncharacterized protein, giving the protein MEGNLSQGGGGLVPGGASFGGLDLQGSMRGHHQTQHQHTIHHHLPHPHQGSLVHPSIPEGFPLKMGTMHHCDQTISMVDYNKGERGKNSASDEDEPSYAEDGADGHPEASKGKKGSPWQRVKWTDQMVKLLITAVSYIGEDTSSDCGSGGRRKYSVVQKKGKWKSVSKVMAERRYHVSPQQCEDKFNDLNKRYKKLNDMLGRGTSCQVVENPALLDVIEYLTEKEKDDVRKILSSKHLFYEEMCSYHNGNRLHLPHDPALQKSLQRALKRDDPDNDDLRRHHHDDLDEDDQDMENDEHDDFEENNALRGDNRGIYISEDSVKRLRQGQGREDFNFGSSLNSQDSNKSSYSHPQILPQPDMNQVLPDGTKAVWLQKQWVESRSFQLEEQKLQIQVEMLELEKQRLKWQRFSKKRDHELEKLRLENERMKLENERMILELKQKEMGAGFS; this is encoded by the coding sequence ATGGAAGGGAATTTATCACAAGGAGgaggaggtttggttccggGCGGGGCTTCGTTTGGTGGGCTTGATTTGCAAGGATCAATGAGGGGTCATCACCAAACCCAACACCAACACACCATACACCATCaccttcctcatcctcatcaaGGGTCGTTGGTCCACCCATCAATTCCCGAAGGTTTTCCGCTCAAAATGGGAACCATGCATCACTGTGATCAAACCATTTCCATGGTGGATTACAATAAGGGGGAGAGAGGCAAGAACTCGGCAAGTGATGAGGATGAGCCGAGTTATGCGGAAGATGGTGCTGATGGTCACCCTGAAGCTAGTAAAGGGAAGAAGGGGTCGCCATGGCAGCGTGTGAAGTGGACTGATCAGATGGTGAAGCTTCTGATTACTGCTGTGTCATATATAGGCGAGGATACAAGTTCAGATTGCGGTAGCGGGGGAAGAAGGAAATATTCTGTTGTACAGAAGAAGGGAAAGTGGAAATCTGTTTCCAAGGTCATGGCAGAAAGAAGATATCATGTTTCTCCGCAGCAGTGTGAAGATAAATTCAATGACCTTAACAAAAGGTATAAGAAACTTAACGATATGCTTGGGAGGGGCACTTCTTGCCAGGTTGTTGAGAACCCTGCGCTTTTGGATGTGATAGAGTACCTaacagagaaagaaaaagacgaTGTTAGGAAAATATTAAGCTCGAAGCACTTGTTTTATGAGGAGATGTGTTCGTATCATAATGGAAATCGTTTGCATCTGCCTCACGATCCAGCCTTGCAGAAATCTTTACAAAGGGCACTTAAAAGAGATGATCCTGACAACGATGATCTGAGAAGGCACCACCATGATGATCTTGATGAAGATGATCAAGATATGGAAAATGACGAGCATGACGACTTTGAGGAAAATAATGCTTTACGTGGAGATAACAGGGGAATATACATTTCAGAGGACTCTGTAAAGAGGTTGAGACAAGGCCAGGGCCGTGAAGATTTTAACTTTGGGAGTTCTTTGAATTCCCAAGACAGTAACAAAAGTTCTTATTCTCACCCCCAGATTCTTCCCCAACCTGATATGAATCAAGTTTTACCTGATGGTACAAAAGCTGTTTGGTTACAGAAGCAGTGGGTTGAATCGCGTTCATTTCAGTTAGAAGAACAGAAGCTACAAATTCAAGTTGAGATGTTAGAATTGGAGAAGCAGCGTTTGAAGTGGCAAAGATTTAGCAAGAAAAGGGACCATGAACTGGAAAAGCTGAGGTTGGAAAATGAGAGGATGAAACTTGAGAATGAGCGTATGATATTAGAATTGAAACAGAAGGAAATGGGTGCTGGATTTAGTTAA